A genome region from Dolichospermum compactum NIES-806 includes the following:
- a CDS encoding Gfo/Idh/MocA family protein: MIGVAVVGTGFGQKVHIPTFQAHHNTKIVAVYHRDINKARTIAASHNIPYASANLAEILALPTVEAVSISTPPFLHYEMAKQVLQAGKHLLLEKPVTLNVNEAKELYQLAKSQGVIATVDFEFRFVPEWQFFAQLLAANYVGNIRLIKIDWLGSSRADTSRPWNWYSSKEKGGGALGSLGSHAFDYINWLFGSVGKLNAHLTTAISERVNPANGELQAVDTDDTCLLSLELVNGTPCQVSISAVVHAERTHWIEVYGDKGTLVLGSKNQKDYIHGFQIWGSQPGESLKEIAVPQQFLFPQHYHDGRICAFLRVVDEWVKGITNHQQTTPSLKEGVYSQLLMDLSHESHERGSWVNVPSLGEFLD; the protein is encoded by the coding sequence ATGATTGGGGTAGCAGTTGTTGGTACGGGATTTGGTCAAAAAGTTCATATTCCTACATTTCAAGCACATCATAATACTAAAATCGTTGCTGTTTATCATCGAGATATTAATAAAGCAAGAACTATTGCTGCCAGTCATAATATCCCCTATGCAAGCGCTAATTTAGCAGAAATTCTAGCTTTACCCACAGTTGAAGCTGTCAGCATTTCCACACCGCCATTTTTGCATTATGAAATGGCTAAACAGGTTTTGCAAGCTGGTAAACATCTCTTATTAGAAAAACCTGTAACTTTAAATGTCAATGAAGCTAAAGAATTATATCAGTTAGCAAAGAGTCAAGGTGTAATTGCAACTGTAGATTTTGAATTTCGGTTTGTTCCAGAATGGCAATTTTTCGCTCAACTTCTGGCTGCAAATTATGTGGGGAACATCCGATTAATTAAAATTGATTGGTTGGGTTCTTCTCGCGCTGATACTTCTCGTCCTTGGAATTGGTATTCTAGTAAAGAAAAAGGTGGAGGTGCTTTAGGTTCTTTAGGTTCTCATGCTTTCGATTATATTAATTGGTTATTCGGTTCAGTTGGTAAATTAAATGCTCATTTAACTACTGCTATTTCTGAAAGAGTGAACCCTGCAAATGGAGAATTACAAGCAGTTGATACTGATGATACTTGTTTATTATCTTTGGAATTAGTAAATGGTACACCTTGTCAAGTTTCTATTAGTGCAGTTGTTCATGCAGAAAGAACTCATTGGATAGAAGTATATGGGGATAAGGGAACATTAGTTTTAGGTAGCAAAAATCAAAAAGACTATATTCATGGTTTTCAGATTTGGGGTTCTCAACCGGGTGAATCTTTAAAAGAAATAGCAGTTCCGCAACAATTTCTCTTTCCTCAACATTATCATGATGGGCGAATTTGTGCTTTTCTTCGGGTTGTTGATGAATGGGTAAAAGGAATTACTAATCATCAACAAACTACACCTTCTCTAAAAGAAGGGGTTTATTCGCAATTGTTAATGGATTTATCCCATGAATCTCATGAAAGAGGAAGTTGGGTAAATGTACCAAGTTTGGGAGAGTTTTTAGATTAG